A region of Paenibacillus thiaminolyticus DNA encodes the following proteins:
- a CDS encoding non-ribosomal peptide synthetase — MNDSIVTAGLSRQDKERLIRQLLQQRQVKRDTMASYGQKALWLLQQAHPDNCAYHMQAAWDLLTPVDEHKLRLSFQSVYDTYSSLRTVFSIEDGEIKRHVRPDGEVDFRVHRLASWGSEAEELFQRCMREPFSLHDGPLFRIFLFYAPDRPPRLLISMHHIIADAWSIVMLLRDFANQYQHGVPVRDRLRESRSYSAFVDWQQRYLQSERAEQDRNYWERTLAEPLPICALVADKVGGGASAYDHRGENCLFRFSESLSQEVIRLSRELGVTVNTLLLSSFAALLYRYTEQEEVVIGTFVSGRNEAGFEEGFGYLVNTVALRLECSGELPFGKLADSVKRSMLAALEHQDYPFPLVAERLQPERDAKISSVFQVAFVMERAQSGDGTRSPLFISDDQDLTELGGMIWRPVPLGTKDTPFELVLMVEETDAFIHGSFIYRSNLFSAAFMKTMARLYTELVEGVVRNPEERIGTLRLNARSDHGRRLQLPSAPLPHICLHHLLEYQASQRPDSAAVTFMDDTLTYLELEHRANRIAWWLSGKGVRKGQFVGVCLRRSPDMVAAVFAVLKLGAVFVPIDPSYPPQRIAYMANKVEMRVIISTSPIGLGSFGEGIELALLDRDEADIAGQSSRPTGLDVGIRDLAYVIFTSGSTGKPKAVMIEHCGIWNMAEAQRQYFNLSDRSKVLQFASFSFDAWVFEVVMAFRSGGTLCMADRDTLMPGAAMARWMREKRISHAVLPPSVLTLIPNADLPELEVLISAGEACTRDIVARWAPGRRFYNAYGPSEATVWVTVKECGSDESIIDLGEAIPNVEVHVFNDYMQRPLPGGIGELYVGGIGLARGYCNDAELTEAKFIAPSAGDGHEPGRLYRTGDLVRCLPDGRLQFVGRRDDQVKVRGVRLHLGEIESHLSERADIAHCAVIVAGEAPDQASLVAFVVMKPQSAWEETDVRKFLQERMPGHYIPSRFVVLGDMPLTPNGKVDRKALCSLLAEEAEEAYGMHDAPEDNSFGSDMVEEVMIQIWKQLLGKKQVHPEEQFFEAGGHSLLATRLITAIHDVFGIELPIGTVFAKPALRDMAYEIRRMLQKAEGGTDKADIVPLKLAGDYRAPLTSAQQRMWFLQKLDEDQTAYLLPGTLSLDGPLDVEALEQALQELIRRHDSLRTTIHQEGGIPFSLVREEKAFRLAIKTCTEEAAQQWIREECRRPIRVSDSELYRMTLLRTGERRHYLVLVLHHIITDGWSTGILLNELRQLYAIRVGQSRQTVPNPPLTYSDYARWEQEWIGSDSYCKQLQYWAGVLQQPIPPLLLPTDSPRTLASSYRGKQVSLKLPQALSEELKELGQRHNCTLFMTLVTVFNALLYRLSGTSDIAVGVPVANRHHRHLDQVVGLFVNTLLLRLDLSGNPDFNQLLLSARDAAINAYAHQDMPFDKLVEMARPDRDLSRSSMFQVMFNMLNIPPVTAQLSGLTTQIIELDEPDSKCELTLYALEQAEGIQLTMTYASNLFQEERATEMLAQFECLCRQIVNDPDWPIERYSLLTERSAAVLPDPGMPLREARDPLLQPVHVMFRHKAAQCPEAIAVIDSDDAEYTYRDLEERSDRLAAKLIRFARQRRGVIAIYGERSASLIVAMLAVLKSGSAFAVIDPAQPAIRATELLKASKADGIVFLSAERERLGGLLDEWARHVSFCIYGINGDDAADEEDSVRAMLAQLEKGCSLEDPAYVLFTSGTTGAPKGVQCTHEPLANFIRWHVNEFRLDWRDRFSMFSGLGHDPLLRDIFVPLSIGAAICIPDGSRMIIPEYVTEWMERRRITITHVTPAMGMVIAGGDSSGQKRCDLGAWRYAFFGGDVLMPSHIENIRAIAPQVRCLNGYGATETPQIMGIYSVPADPGPSIPIGKGREGVQLLVMDSDLGMKGIGETGEICIRSPYLASGYIGNAEAEQGRPAFVPNPYTSMEHDRIYRTGDLGRYLPDGNVEFIGRRGDFVKIRGYRVELREIQEAILRHSAIADCLTVCQADRDDRIIAYVVPAEKSFDPTGMQLHLRDRLPEYMLPAAYVELDQIPLTRNGKADTARLPEPGAFNFRESRQGTVLPETMLQRQIAEVWKRHLKVEEVGIHDNFFDAGGHSLLLLRVQQGLEAELARPIHVVDLFKYPTISLLAHYLEGNGNGTEAQRGVGVDEQRKSKQRAAQQAQKLRRKGERQ, encoded by the coding sequence ATGAACGATTCGATTGTCACTGCAGGCTTATCCCGCCAGGACAAAGAAAGGCTGATCCGCCAGCTCCTGCAGCAGCGTCAGGTGAAGCGGGATACGATGGCATCTTACGGGCAGAAGGCGCTCTGGCTGCTGCAGCAGGCCCATCCGGACAATTGCGCCTACCATATGCAAGCGGCATGGGATCTGTTAACGCCTGTGGATGAGCATAAGCTGCGCTTATCCTTTCAAAGTGTATATGATACGTACAGTTCTTTGCGCACTGTGTTTTCTATAGAAGACGGAGAGATCAAACGTCATGTAAGGCCGGACGGAGAAGTTGATTTTCGGGTGCATCGGCTCGCATCTTGGGGATCCGAAGCGGAAGAATTGTTCCAGCGCTGCATGCGGGAGCCGTTCTCATTGCATGATGGCCCGCTGTTCCGCATTTTCCTGTTCTATGCTCCCGATCGTCCGCCACGACTATTGATATCCATGCATCACATAATTGCGGACGCATGGTCGATCGTCATGCTGCTGCGCGATTTCGCAAATCAGTACCAGCATGGCGTTCCGGTTCGGGATCGATTGCGGGAGAGCCGCAGCTACAGCGCATTCGTGGATTGGCAGCAGCGTTATTTGCAGAGTGAGCGTGCAGAACAAGACCGGAACTACTGGGAGCGTACGCTTGCGGAGCCGCTGCCCATCTGCGCGCTGGTCGCGGACAAAGTCGGGGGCGGAGCCTCCGCGTACGATCATAGAGGGGAAAACTGTCTCTTCAGGTTCAGTGAATCCTTGTCCCAAGAAGTGATCCGATTAAGCAGGGAGCTCGGTGTTACCGTGAATACGCTGCTGCTATCTTCCTTTGCTGCGCTGCTGTATCGCTATACGGAGCAAGAGGAAGTCGTCATCGGCACGTTCGTCTCCGGAAGGAACGAAGCCGGCTTCGAGGAGGGTTTCGGCTATTTGGTCAACACGGTTGCCCTGCGCCTCGAGTGCTCGGGCGAATTGCCATTTGGGAAGCTCGCGGATTCGGTCAAGCGATCAATGCTGGCGGCACTGGAGCACCAGGATTATCCGTTCCCTTTGGTGGCGGAACGGCTGCAGCCGGAGCGCGATGCCAAGATTTCATCCGTGTTTCAGGTTGCGTTTGTCATGGAACGGGCCCAAAGCGGGGATGGAACTCGCTCTCCGCTATTCATAAGCGATGATCAGGATCTGACAGAGCTCGGGGGGATGATTTGGCGGCCGGTGCCGCTGGGAACCAAGGATACGCCGTTCGAGCTCGTCTTGATGGTGGAGGAGACGGACGCGTTCATCCATGGTTCTTTCATCTATCGCTCGAATTTGTTCAGTGCCGCCTTCATGAAGACAATGGCGCGCTTGTATACGGAGCTGGTCGAGGGGGTCGTGCGGAATCCGGAGGAGCGGATCGGCACGCTGAGGCTGAATGCGCGATCTGACCATGGCCGGCGGTTGCAGCTCCCGTCCGCGCCGCTGCCTCACATCTGCCTGCATCATTTGCTCGAATATCAAGCGTCGCAGCGGCCGGACTCGGCGGCCGTTACGTTCATGGACGATACGTTGACCTACCTGGAGCTGGAGCATAGGGCGAATCGCATCGCTTGGTGGCTGTCCGGCAAAGGCGTACGGAAGGGCCAATTTGTAGGAGTGTGCTTGCGTCGTTCGCCGGACATGGTCGCAGCGGTATTTGCCGTCTTGAAGCTCGGCGCGGTCTTTGTGCCGATCGATCCCTCATATCCGCCGCAGCGCATCGCCTATATGGCGAACAAGGTCGAGATGAGGGTCATCATCAGCACTTCGCCGATCGGCCTGGGTTCGTTCGGAGAAGGCATCGAACTGGCGCTGCTCGATCGGGACGAGGCGGACATTGCTGGCCAGAGCTCGAGGCCGACCGGGCTGGACGTCGGAATCCGCGACCTGGCTTATGTCATCTTCACGTCCGGATCCACTGGCAAGCCGAAGGCTGTCATGATTGAGCACTGCGGCATATGGAACATGGCAGAGGCGCAGCGTCAATATTTCAATCTTAGCGATAGAAGCAAGGTGCTCCAGTTCGCATCCTTCAGCTTCGATGCCTGGGTGTTTGAGGTCGTGATGGCATTTCGCAGCGGGGGAACGCTGTGCATGGCCGACAGGGATACGCTGATGCCCGGCGCGGCAATGGCACGGTGGATGAGGGAAAAGCGGATTTCTCATGCGGTGCTTCCTCCATCTGTTCTAACCCTGATTCCGAATGCGGACTTGCCGGAATTGGAGGTTCTCATATCGGCGGGCGAAGCGTGCACCCGCGATATCGTGGCACGCTGGGCTCCGGGAAGGCGTTTTTACAACGCATACGGTCCTTCAGAAGCAACCGTCTGGGTAACGGTCAAGGAATGCGGTTCAGATGAATCGATCATCGATCTCGGAGAAGCGATCCCGAATGTGGAGGTGCACGTGTTCAATGACTACATGCAGCGCCCATTGCCTGGGGGCATTGGCGAATTGTACGTCGGCGGAATCGGGCTTGCCCGCGGGTATTGTAACGATGCCGAATTGACGGAGGCCAAATTCATTGCGCCTTCGGCCGGCGATGGACACGAGCCGGGGCGCTTATATCGAACAGGCGATTTGGTAAGATGCCTGCCCGACGGAAGGCTCCAGTTCGTTGGCAGACGGGACGATCAAGTCAAGGTCAGGGGGGTAAGACTTCATCTCGGCGAAATCGAATCCCACTTGTCAGAGCGTGCGGACATTGCCCACTGTGCCGTCATTGTCGCCGGAGAGGCTCCCGATCAGGCTTCGCTCGTCGCTTTTGTCGTCATGAAGCCGCAATCAGCGTGGGAGGAGACGGATGTAAGGAAATTTCTGCAAGAACGCATGCCGGGCCATTACATTCCGTCCCGCTTTGTGGTACTAGGCGACATGCCTTTGACGCCCAATGGCAAGGTGGATCGCAAAGCATTGTGCTCCTTGCTTGCAGAGGAGGCCGAAGAGGCTTACGGGATGCATGACGCGCCGGAAGATAACAGCTTCGGCAGTGATATGGTCGAAGAAGTGATGATACAAATATGGAAGCAATTGCTTGGGAAAAAGCAGGTGCATCCAGAAGAGCAATTCTTCGAGGCTGGCGGCCACTCCTTGCTGGCAACCCGGCTCATCACGGCCATTCATGACGTGTTCGGCATCGAATTGCCGATCGGCACGGTCTTCGCCAAGCCCGCCCTGCGCGATATGGCATACGAAATCCGCCGAATGCTGCAGAAGGCGGAGGGCGGAACGGACAAGGCGGACATCGTTCCGCTGAAGCTGGCCGGGGATTACCGGGCTCCGCTCACGAGCGCCCAGCAGAGAATGTGGTTCCTGCAGAAGCTGGATGAGGATCAGACGGCTTATTTGCTGCCCGGCACGTTGTCTCTTGACGGACCGCTGGACGTGGAGGCTCTTGAGCAAGCTCTGCAAGAGCTGATTCGCAGGCATGATTCTCTCCGGACGACCATTCATCAAGAGGGAGGTATCCCCTTCTCCTTAGTCAGGGAGGAAAAGGCGTTCCGGCTGGCAATCAAGACATGCACGGAGGAAGCGGCACAGCAATGGATAAGAGAGGAGTGCCGTCGTCCGATTCGGGTGTCGGATAGCGAGCTGTACCGGATGACGCTGCTCCGCACGGGAGAACGCCGCCACTACTTGGTGCTAGTGCTGCACCATATTATCACGGACGGCTGGTCGACAGGCATACTCCTGAACGAGCTTCGGCAGCTCTATGCGATCCGGGTCGGGCAATCCCGGCAGACTGTGCCGAATCCGCCGCTGACGTATTCCGATTATGCCCGCTGGGAGCAAGAATGGATAGGAAGCGACTCCTATTGCAAGCAGCTTCAATATTGGGCAGGCGTGCTGCAGCAGCCGATTCCGCCCCTGCTGCTGCCGACCGACAGCCCTCGGACGCTTGCGTCGAGCTATCGGGGCAAGCAGGTCAGCTTGAAGCTTCCGCAAGCGCTCAGCGAGGAGTTGAAAGAGCTGGGGCAACGGCACAATTGCACGCTGTTCATGACGCTAGTCACTGTTTTCAATGCGCTGCTGTACCGATTGAGCGGAACCTCCGACATCGCCGTCGGCGTTCCGGTTGCGAACCGCCATCACCGTCATTTGGATCAAGTCGTCGGGTTATTCGTGAACACGCTGCTCCTCCGGCTTGATTTATCCGGCAATCCTGATTTTAACCAGCTGCTGTTGTCTGCAAGGGACGCAGCCATCAATGCTTATGCGCATCAGGACATGCCTTTCGATAAGCTGGTGGAGATGGCAAGACCGGATCGGGATCTCAGCCGCTCCTCCATGTTCCAGGTCATGTTCAATATGCTTAACATTCCGCCGGTTACGGCTCAGTTGAGCGGACTGACTACGCAGATCATCGAGCTGGACGAGCCCGATTCCAAATGCGAGCTGACGCTGTACGCACTGGAGCAAGCCGAAGGGATTCAACTAACGATGACGTATGCCTCCAACCTGTTCCAGGAGGAAAGGGCAACCGAAATGCTGGCTCAATTCGAATGTCTGTGCCGCCAGATCGTGAATGATCCCGATTGGCCGATTGAGCGGTATTCGCTCCTCACCGAACGCTCGGCCGCGGTTCTGCCCGATCCGGGCATGCCGCTAAGGGAGGCGCGCGATCCGCTTCTGCAGCCGGTTCATGTGATGTTCAGGCACAAGGCGGCGCAATGTCCAGAGGCTATTGCGGTCATCGATAGCGATGATGCCGAATACACGTATCGCGATCTGGAGGAACGCAGCGACAGACTGGCCGCGAAGTTGATTCGCTTCGCCCGCCAGCGGCGAGGAGTGATAGCCATATACGGTGAACGAAGCGCGTCTCTTATCGTCGCCATGCTCGCCGTGCTCAAGAGCGGCTCGGCATTTGCGGTGATTGATCCGGCGCAGCCGGCGATCCGGGCGACAGAGTTGCTCAAGGCGTCCAAGGCGGACGGCATCGTCTTTCTCAGCGCGGAGCGGGAGAGACTGGGCGGGTTGCTCGATGAATGGGCAAGGCATGTATCGTTCTGCATTTACGGCATCAACGGCGATGATGCAGCTGATGAAGAAGACTCAGTCCGAGCGATGCTGGCGCAGCTCGAGAAGGGATGCTCCTTGGAGGATCCGGCCTATGTGCTGTTTACCTCGGGCACGACGGGAGCGCCGAAGGGAGTTCAATGCACGCACGAGCCGCTTGCCAACTTCATTCGCTGGCATGTGAATGAATTCCGGCTTGATTGGCGGGACCGGTTCAGCATGTTCTCCGGCTTGGGACACGATCCATTGCTGCGGGACATATTCGTGCCGCTGTCCATCGGGGCCGCGATCTGCATTCCGGACGGAAGCCGGATGATTATTCCCGAATATGTGACGGAATGGATGGAACGCCGCCGGATAACGATTACCCATGTAACCCCTGCGATGGGCATGGTGATCGCGGGCGGAGACAGCTCTGGGCAAAAGAGGTGCGACCTGGGGGCATGGCGGTATGCCTTTTTTGGCGGTGATGTGCTGATGCCGTCCCACATTGAGAATATCCGGGCGATCGCTCCGCAGGTTCGCTGTCTGAACGGGTATGGGGCGACGGAGACGCCGCAAATTATGGGGATCTATTCCGTTCCCGCGGATCCAGGGCCGTCGATCCCGATCGGCAAAGGGAGAGAAGGCGTGCAATTGCTCGTGATGGATTCGGATCTGGGCATGAAGGGGATTGGAGAAACGGGCGAAATCTGCATTCGCTCGCCTTATCTGGCTTCCGGTTATATCGGGAACGCGGAAGCGGAACAAGGTCGCCCCGCGTTTGTCCCCAATCCTTATACATCCATGGAGCATGATCGAATATACAGGACGGGCGACTTAGGGAGGTACTTGCCGGACGGCAACGTTGAATTCATCGGCAGGCGGGGGGACTTTGTCAAAATTCGCGGCTATCGGGTGGAGCTGCGCGAAATTCAAGAGGCGATTCTGCGGCACTCCGCGATCGCCGATTGCTTAACGGTATGCCAAGCGGACAGGGACGACCGGATCATTGCTTATGTGGTTCCGGCCGAGAAGTCGTTCGACCCGACCGGCATGCAGCTTCATCTGAGAGACCGCCTGCCGGAATATATGCTGCCTGCGGCGTATGTGGAGCTGGATCAGATTCCGCTGACCCGCAACGGGAAGGCAGATACGGCCAGACTGCCTGAGCCGGGGGCGTTCAACTTCAGGGAGAGCCGACAGGGCACGGTACTGCCGGAGACGATGCTGCAGCGGCAAATTGCGGAGGTATGGAAGCGCCATTTGAAGGTAGAGGAAGTGGGCATTCACGATAACTTTTTCGATGCGGGCGGCCACTCTCTGCTCCTGCTTCGCGTCCAGCAAGGACTCGAAGCGGAATTGGCAAGGCCGATCCATGTTGTCGATCTGTTCAAATATCCGACCATTTCCTTGTTGGCGCACTATCTCGAAGGAAACGGAAACGGAACGGAGGCGCAACGCGGCGTTGGTGTTGACGAACAGCGCAAAAGCAAGCAGCGAGCCGCGCAACAAGCGCAAAAATTACGGCGAAAGGGGGAGCGTCAATGA
- a CDS encoding type I polyketide synthase → MDKGQDKRYKDICNWFVQQISALKQISQHEIKAEFPFSRYGLDSKELVSLSGELESFVKRSVDPTLFWDYPSIQAVARHFAFGGENGHAARDDCGAEQEDAIAVIGMGCRFPKSRSIDEYWHHLRSGENCITEMPGLRSSRFAQDGMHRAGIVEEIDLFDNEAFHLSPREAEQMDPQQRMLLEVVWEALEDAGLTNEAMNGSRTGVFVGISSNDYGCGKLSDYERSGIYTVTGNSNCIAANRISYIWNLRGPSMAVDTACSSSLVAVHLACQSLKTGETNMAIAGGVNVILNPAISKAFREAGMLSADGRCKTFDSRADGYVRGEGAGAVILKPLAAALRDRDRIYAVIRGSAINQDGLSNGLTAPNGQAQEEVLQDAYRIAGLSGEEIDYIEAHGTGTALGDPIEVQAIGRVLSRNRSAASKCYIGSVKTNIGHLEAAAGIAGFIKTVLCLHYREWVPNLNLEEINPYIPLRDLPLQIVRDPVSWSSGSRPSVAGVSSFGFGGTNAHVVLQQYATSLMPPAQTSQQAPPSLHILPLSANSHGSLTRLAADMQRYLQERADASLDDICYTAQQRRTHRAWRAAVLGSNREELALGLERLTATCASADPSNLVFVFSGQGNQWNGMGLQYLSGDNAFTRTFLECDAIWSKYAGWSLWDELHRGADDAWADRTDAAQPLVFAVQASLLALWRSWGIEPKAVIGHSLGEISAHYAAGVLTLEDAMRIVYWRGTLMQSTKGQGAMVSIRMPLADIEQRLGEYPGVGISAVNGPSSVVVAGEAHEVERLLRNLPDTVKTHFLSSSFAFHSHLMEPLCDRLQTELGPVRHRLARLRIYSTVTGRMENGLRLGAEHWSDNMRKPVRFADALHAAMLDGYDAFVELGPHPVLTQHVEECGQDGEVKLAAFSMRRGDDGACMPEAAARLYRYGADLDWNAVGSRGQCIAIPTYPWEKRRLWIDDPEALERGTIGAVPESQTDRARESSRNASSVQHILQAVRDRVETLPLLEEHLQGMFASVLKIIPASDLSLDRPLVMLGMDSIMALQLKHAIEQQFQVSLPIVQLLEGITTRQAASKLHGILLDARDRQSNEERSRIDDLLNSGDMERDLGELSDEDMERLLLLLTQEKGS, encoded by the coding sequence ATGGACAAGGGACAGGACAAGCGTTACAAGGACATATGTAATTGGTTCGTGCAGCAAATCAGCGCGCTGAAGCAAATATCGCAACATGAAATCAAGGCCGAATTTCCATTTTCCCGATATGGCCTTGACTCGAAGGAATTGGTGTCTTTATCCGGTGAATTGGAATCGTTCGTTAAGCGTTCCGTTGATCCAACCCTGTTCTGGGACTATCCTTCCATCCAAGCCGTGGCTCGGCATTTTGCGTTCGGAGGGGAGAATGGGCATGCAGCGCGAGATGACTGCGGAGCCGAGCAAGAGGACGCGATTGCTGTCATCGGCATGGGCTGCCGATTTCCCAAATCGCGCAGCATCGACGAATATTGGCATCATCTCCGCAGCGGAGAAAATTGCATCACGGAGATGCCCGGGCTGCGCTCGTCACGGTTCGCGCAGGACGGTATGCACCGTGCCGGTATCGTTGAAGAAATCGACCTGTTCGATAATGAAGCCTTCCACTTATCTCCCCGCGAGGCGGAGCAGATGGATCCGCAGCAGCGCATGCTGTTGGAAGTGGTATGGGAGGCGCTCGAGGATGCGGGATTGACGAACGAAGCGATGAACGGCTCGAGGACGGGCGTGTTCGTCGGCATTTCCAGCAACGATTACGGCTGCGGCAAGCTGTCCGATTACGAGCGAAGCGGCATTTATACGGTGACGGGAAATTCCAATTGCATTGCCGCCAATCGAATTTCGTATATATGGAACTTGCGGGGCCCCAGCATGGCCGTGGATACAGCCTGCTCCTCCTCTCTCGTCGCGGTTCATCTGGCTTGCCAAAGTTTGAAAACGGGCGAGACGAATATGGCGATCGCGGGCGGGGTGAACGTGATATTGAATCCGGCCATCAGCAAAGCTTTCCGCGAAGCGGGAATGCTCTCGGCAGACGGCAGGTGCAAAACGTTCGATTCGCGCGCTGACGGTTACGTACGGGGAGAAGGAGCTGGCGCGGTCATCTTGAAGCCGCTGGCTGCTGCCCTTCGCGACCGTGATCGCATATACGCCGTGATCAGGGGGAGTGCCATCAATCAGGACGGCTTAAGCAACGGCTTAACTGCACCCAATGGTCAGGCCCAGGAAGAGGTGCTGCAGGATGCGTACCGCATCGCGGGCTTATCCGGAGAGGAAATCGACTATATCGAAGCGCACGGGACGGGAACCGCTTTGGGAGACCCGATCGAAGTTCAGGCTATAGGGCGGGTGCTGTCTAGGAACCGATCCGCTGCGAGCAAGTGCTATATCGGTTCGGTCAAGACCAACATCGGTCATCTGGAGGCGGCTGCCGGCATTGCCGGCTTCATCAAGACCGTGCTTTGCCTGCACTACCGGGAATGGGTTCCGAACTTGAACCTGGAAGAGATCAATCCATACATCCCGCTTCGCGATCTTCCGCTCCAGATCGTGCGGGATCCGGTAAGCTGGTCGTCAGGAAGCAGACCTTCGGTGGCCGGGGTGAGCTCATTCGGCTTCGGCGGAACGAATGCTCACGTGGTGCTGCAGCAGTATGCAACTTCGTTGATGCCGCCGGCGCAGACATCGCAGCAGGCACCTCCTTCATTACATATTCTTCCTTTGTCCGCCAATAGCCACGGCTCCCTAACGCGTCTTGCTGCCGACATGCAACGATACCTGCAGGAGCGCGCTGATGCTTCGTTGGACGATATTTGCTACACGGCGCAGCAGAGGCGTACGCACCGTGCCTGGCGCGCAGCCGTTCTCGGGAGCAATCGCGAGGAGCTCGCTCTTGGGTTGGAGCGACTTACTGCGACTTGCGCGAGCGCCGATCCGTCCAATCTTGTGTTCGTCTTCTCCGGCCAAGGCAATCAATGGAACGGAATGGGACTGCAATACTTATCCGGGGATAACGCATTTACACGAACATTCCTGGAATGCGATGCGATATGGAGCAAGTATGCCGGATGGTCGTTGTGGGACGAACTTCACCGCGGAGCTGACGATGCTTGGGCGGATCGCACCGATGCGGCTCAGCCGCTCGTCTTTGCCGTTCAAGCGTCCCTTCTCGCTCTATGGAGGAGCTGGGGAATTGAACCGAAGGCGGTCATCGGGCACAGTCTTGGGGAAATTTCCGCGCACTACGCGGCAGGCGTGCTCACCTTGGAAGATGCGATGCGTATCGTATATTGGCGCGGCACGCTCATGCAATCGACCAAGGGACAAGGTGCCATGGTCTCCATACGCATGCCGCTTGCCGATATCGAGCAGCGCCTCGGCGAATATCCGGGCGTAGGGATATCGGCGGTGAACGGGCCCTCATCCGTTGTCGTGGCCGGAGAAGCACATGAAGTGGAGCGCTTGCTGAGGAACCTGCCCGATACGGTTAAAACCCATTTCCTTTCAAGCTCGTTTGCCTTTCACAGCCACTTGATGGAGCCGTTATGCGATCGTCTTCAAACCGAGCTTGGCCCGGTTCGCCACCGGCTGGCCCGCTTGCGCATCTATTCGACGGTGACGGGGCGGATGGAGAATGGGCTGAGGCTGGGGGCGGAGCATTGGTCCGACAATATGCGCAAGCCTGTTCGATTTGCGGACGCGCTGCATGCGGCCATGCTGGACGGATACGATGCCTTTGTAGAGCTCGGCCCTCATCCGGTCCTCACACAGCATGTAGAAGAATGCGGTCAGGATGGAGAAGTCAAGCTGGCGGCATTCTCGATGCGCAGGGGCGATGACGGAGCATGCATGCCGGAGGCTGCGGCCAGGTTATACCGGTATGGGGCGGATCTGGACTGGAATGCCGTCGGCAGCCGGGGACAATGCATTGCCATACCGACCTATCCTTGGGAGAAGAGACGGCTGTGGATCGACGATCCGGAGGCGCTGGAGAGAGGAACGATTGGAGCGGTGCCCGAATCGCAAACGGACCGGGCGAGGGAAAGCTCTAGAAACGCTTCCTCAGTTCAGCATATCCTTCAAGCCGTACGCGATCGCGTGGAAACGCTGCCACTGCTCGAGGAGCACTTGCAGGGCATGTTCGCCAGCGTGCTGAAGATAATTCCCGCGTCCGACCTGTCCCTGGATCGTCCGCTGGTCATGCTCGGGATGGATTCCATAATGGCGCTGCAGCTGAAGCATGCGATCGAACAGCAATTCCAAGTATCTTTGCCGATTGTTCAGTTATTGGAAGGGATCACTACCCGCCAGGCCGCATCGAAATTGCACGGCATCCTGCTGGATGCCCGGGATAGGCAGAGCAACGAAGAACGATCGCGCATCGACGATTTGCTGAATTCCGGCGACATGGAGCGAGATCTGGGCGAGTTGTCCGACGAAGACATGGAACGGCTGCTTCTGCTGTTAACGCAAGAGAAGGGGTCATGA